One Capsicum annuum cultivar UCD-10X-F1 chromosome 2, UCD10Xv1.1, whole genome shotgun sequence genomic window carries:
- the LOC107860620 gene encoding WAT1-related protein At3g28050 has protein sequence MGSNNRESLFYKEVLPFAAMVAMESINVGLNTLYKAATNKGMSNHVFVVYSYGVAAFLLLPSPFFSTRSRILPPLNSSILAKIFLLGVIGCTSQIMGYTGINYASPTLASAISNLVPAFTFILAVIFRMEKIQLKRSTTRAKVLGTAVSIAGAFVVTLYKGPKILVPTTSTPNLLPNLLHQPLSSSQSNWMLGGLFLTTEYFLVPMWYIVQTWIMKEYPAEVTVVFFYNLCVSILAGIVGFFSEPDSNKWIIKPDITMASILCSGVLGSSLNNTVHTWALRVKGPVYVAMFKPLAIAIAVAMGVALLGDTLYLGSILGATVIAVGFYTVMWGKAKETPDYDDSSDLESSAAQKFPLLHNYKNESISNK, from the exons ATGGGAAGCAATAACAGGGAGTCACTTTTTTACAAAGAAGTGCTACCATTTGCAGCTATGGTAGCTATGGAATCCATAAATGTTGGATTAAATACACTTTATAAAGCTGCAACTAACAAAGGCATGAGTAATCATGTCTTTGTTGTTTACAGTTATGGTGTTGCTGCTTTTCTCCTTCTTCCTTCTCCTTTTTTCTCCACCAG ATCAAGAATACTTCCACCTCTCAACAGCTCAATTCTTGCAAAAATCTTTCTTCTTGGAGTAATCGg GTGTACATCACAGATAATGGGGTATACAGGCATCAACTATGCCTCTCCTACGCTTGCCTCCGCCATCAGCAATCTCGTCCCTGCCTTTACTTTCATCCTGGCTGTCATTTTCAG GATGGAAAAGATACAGCTGAAAAGGTCAACCACTCGGGCCAAAGTCTTGGGCACTGCGGTATCCATAGCTGGGGCATTCGTAGTGACTCTATACAAAGGCCCAAAAATCCTAGTGCCAACCACGTCCACACCCAATTTACTACCCAATTTACTGCATCAACCTCTCAGCTCATCTCAATCGAATTGGATGCTTGGTGGCCTTTTCCTCACAACTGAATATTTTTTAGTCCCCATGTGGTATATAGTTCAG ACATGGATTATGAAGGAGTATCCAGCAGAAGTGACTGTAGTTTTCTTCTACAACTTGTGTGTGAGCATCCTAGCTGGTATTGTAGGATTCTTCTCCGAACCTGACTCCAACAAATGGATAATTAAACCGGATATCACAATGGCCTCCATCCTTTGCTCT GGAGTTTTGGGTTCATCCCTAAACAATACAGTTCACACCTGGGCTTTGCGCGTGAAAGGACCGGTGTATGTAGCAATGTTCAAACCTTTGGCAATCGCCATTGCAGTTGCCATGGGAGTCGCTCTCCTAGGAGATACTCTTTATTTAGGAAG CATCCTCGGAGCGACAGTAATTGCCGTTGGCTTCTACACTGTAATGTGGGGTAAGGCAAAAGAGACGCCGGACTACGATGATTCTAGTGATCTCGAGTCATCTGCAGCCCAAAAGTTCCCGTTGTTACACAATTACAAAAATGAAAGCATCTCAAACAAGTAA